CGCGGGCACGATGTCGGCATCCAAGAAGAAGATGTGGGTCGGGTTCAGCGGGTGATGGAGCATCTGATCGACCAGGTAATTCCGGGCTCGATCGACCAGGGCGCCCTGAAACACCATCAGGTCCGACTCCAGAGGCCGTTCCATCTCCAAGAGAGCCGCCACCGTCCTCCAATAGATGAAGGGGGAGGCCAGCGGCACCGCCATCACCACGCGGGGGATCTCGTCTCTTTTCGCCATATTGCCTCGAGAGCGGAGGCCATTATGAAGAATTTTTAATCTTAAGTCACCAAGATCATTACATTTTTCAGTTGAGACTTTTCGCCAAATAAAGCATCCAACCTCCTTCAATAAGGAGGGACACTATGTCCAAGAAATCGAACGTTAAGAAGGAACTCATTATCGGCGGCGTCGTCGCCGGCCTGATGATGGGCGGGACGGCGATGGCCTCGCTCAAGGGAGCCGAGGCCAACGGCGAGTTTTTCAAGATCAAGGAGCTGAAGGCGGGCTACCAGCTCGCCAAGGAAGAGAAGAAGACGGAGGCGTCGGCGACAGCCCCCGTGGCCGGTGAGAAGAGCAAGGGCGACGAGAAAAAGGATGAGCGAGGCAAGACGACGGAAGAGAAGGTGAAGGGCGAAAAACACTGCTGCGACAAGACCTGTAAGGACAAGTCGTGCAAGGACAAGACCTGCAAAGACAAGTCCTGCAAAGATAAGTCCTGCAAGGAAGACGGCGCGAAGGCCGACAAGACGGATAAGTCCAAGTCCGACAAGAAGGTCAAGGAAGAGATGGCCTGTGGCGAGAAGAGCTGCAGCGGGAATTAATCCCTTAGGGATTGGATTGGGGCTGAGGAGGGAGCACTACGGCTCCCTCCTCACCGCCCTCCCGCCCGAGCTCCAATGGTTCGAGGTCGCCCCCGAGAACTACATGGAGATCGGCGGGAAGGTTTACCGCGACTTTTGCGAGCTGGCCGAGCGGGTTCCCGTCGTCGCCCACAGCGTCAGCCTCTCTTTGGGGAGCCTCGATCCGCTCAACAGGCCTTTTCTGAAACAACTGAAGAAATTCATCCGGACGCATCAGGTCCCGCTCGCCTCCGACCACATCAGTTTTTCCTCGTACCACGGCGTGCAGTTCGACGACCTCGTGCCCCTGCCCTTCACGGGGGAGGCGGTCCGTCACATCGCCAAGCGCATCCGGCAGGTTCAGGATTTTTTGGAAATCCCCTACGCCGTGGAAAATATCTCTTACTACGCCCCCGCCGGGGCCGCGGAGATGACGGAATGGGATTTCGTGCGGGCCGTCGTCGAGGAATCCGGCGCCGGCCTCCTCCTGGACGTCAACAACATCTTCGTGAACTCGGTCAATTTCGGTTTTGACCCACTGGACTACCTGCGCGCGTTGCCCTTGGACCGGATCGCGTACGTCCACATCGCCGGCCACCGACGGAAGCGCAAGGATTTCATCCTCGACACGCACGGGGCGGAGATCGTCACCCCCGTCTGGAGGCTCCTCGACGAGCTGGCGGCCATGACGCCGCTTCCGGGGATCATGATCGAGCGCGACGCGAACATCCCGCCGCTGGAGGAGATCCTGGACGAGGTCCGTCACGTCCAACGGATCCTGAAGGAAGCCCATGCCCACGCTGCGTGAAGCCCAGAATTTCTTCTACAACCTCATGGCGAGACCCGAGGTCATCGGGCGGATACGCAAGAACCGCGAAAGGACGCTGAAACGCTTTTTCCGGTCCGAGAATGACCGCGAGGCCCTGAGGCACGTCCCTCTGGAGCGGTTCCAGACCTACCGGAATCACATCTCCATCGGTTTCCTCGGCGCGATCGAGTCGGCGTTTCCGGTTCTCCGCTCCCTCGTCTCTCGGGACGAATGGAACGGGTTGCTCAATGATTTTTACCTCAAGCGCCTCACGCGCTCGCCCATCGCCCGCCAGGTCTTCCGCGAATTCGCGCACTACCTCCAAGACTACCGCGGCCCCCTGCTCAAGCGCCTACCGTACCTCAAGGAACTCGCGGAGTACGAAAACCTGGAGATCCGGCTCTTCTACGACCCCGACCGCCCGGCCCCGGAATCAGGAAAAGGTCTGATCCGCGATTGGCGCGAAGCCGCCGGGGCGCCCGAAGAGTTCGTGCGGTTGATCCCATCCTTGAATCCCCACCGCGCCCTGCGCCGCTACCGCTGGCCGGTCCACCGCGTCTGCCGGGGTTTCTCCTCGCCCCGGAGGGTCAAGCCGGGCCGCTATGCGCTCCTGGTCTATCGCGATCCGGAGACCTTCCAAATCCGGTTTCTGGAAATGAATCCCCTCGTCGCGGAGCTTGTGAACCTCATGGCCTCGGAAAGGAACCCCATCGGCCGCGTTCTGGAGACGCTTCTGAAGAGGCACAAGCCCGCCGAACCGCAGTCCTTCGTCCGCGAGGGCGTGCAAGCGATTCGATTCCTCAAGGACCGCGGAGTCGTCCTCGGCTTCCGGACGGCGTAACGTCCAGACACCCGATCAGCACCACCGCCATCTGAAACGGAAAGAGTCCCAGGTCGAGCACGACCCCCATCCCCAGGTGGAAGACAATGCCCGCCCCGACCAGAAAGGGACGGAGCCTCCGGACCCAAACCAGAAACGGGAAAAGGGCCTCGAAGGCGAGCGAACCGTAGGTGATCGCGGCGTAGGCCCACGCGGGCAATATCCAGGGATCGCGGGAAAGCGCCTGCCAGACGCGGCTGGTCGACGGGTCCGCGAGGGCGGCCCACGCCGCCGTCCCGTCCCACCATTTTGCACCGCCCAGGCGGATGAGCACGGGGACGAGGTAAAGGGTTCCGGCGAAGAGACGCAGGGTTTTGTGCAGCCACGGGCTGAAGTCCGCGCCCCGGCGCCCCAGCCAACGGGCATCCAAGGACATCGGGTCGCGGCCCGGCGCGAAGATCATGAGGAAGGCCGTCGCGACGAGGATCTGGTCGCCGTAGTTGTCCGGGCGGCACGGGGTGAGAAAGAAGAAGGCAAGAGCGAGATAGGTGAGGATCGAGACGGCGCGGACGAAGGCCCCGGCCGCCATCAAGAGGGCCGAGGCGATCCCAATCCCCCAAACGGCGCGCACGGCCCCGGTCGATCCGAGAAAGGCCGGAAAATCCGAAGGACAGACGGCGTCGCTCCCATAAAAGAGGCTGAGAAGCGGACGGACGGTCAGGAGGGAGAGGACAGCGACGAGCCCAAAGGCGATGCGGAGGAAGCCGTAGGCACGGCCGTCCGTCGGGCGTTCATGAAAGAATCGTGTCACGGGCACGCGAAGCCCTCCAGGACCTCCGGCTCGTCCCACACGATGTCGCCCTGAATCTCCCCGTAAGAAACGGACCGGGACTGAAACGTCACCGACAGGACGCGATCGCCCGGAACGGACGCCTCCCGGCAGAGACGGGCCGCGAGGCGGCGGAAGATCGCCCCGCCCTCCTCCGGCGAAAAGAAGAACGTCTCGCCGTCCAGGGCCTTGCCCAGGTGGTCCATGAAGTTGGACCATTTCTCGCGCGGAAAGATCGAAAGGCCCGGTTTGAAGAAACGTACGGGCGCGGCCTCCGTCTTCAGGAGAATCGCCGGGATCCTCTTGCGCGACCTCGGATCGGGCGCGTACATCCGGAAAAACCGGTTCGTGAACATCACCCTTTGAAAAGGCCGGAAGACCGCCGAGAGAACCCTCTCCACGCGCGACTCGGGGAGCTGATGGACCCAGAGCCCCGTCAAGAAGACCGCGGCCACGAGCGTGAGGGCTTGGTTTCGGAGGCGGAACACGTAGGACTATTCTCCCATCAATTGGATGAGACGCATGATGCCGATGAAGTCCAGGTGTTCCTGGGCGGTCGTGGGACGGAACACCTTCCGGTACATCCCGAGGAGGAGCCTCACCAACCCGTTGGTGTCCTCGATCTTCAGCCCCTTCAGGGCCCAGTTGTTCAGGAGGGCGACCAGGAACTGGACATAGCACTCCGGGTTCGTGAATTCGTCCAAGTCCCTCCACGACTCCGACCTCTGGGTGTCGCAGTCGCCCCGGTGGAAGAGATGGAACCTGCGGATGACGTCCTCCACGCGCTCGATCACCAGCATCCCGTCGCTCCCGTCGTCCTTGAGCGGTTTGCCGCAGGTGTCGCAGACGAGGTACCGGGACGGCTCGGTCTCCGGCGGAAAGCTTGACGACTTGACCGGGCTCAGCTCCACGTCGCCCAGGGACGGCACGTGATGCTCGATGGGCGCGGCGAAGCCGGTATCGGCGGTCGCGATCTCCATCAGGTCCTCGCGGCCGACGCCGGAGAGCTCCACCCGCGCCGGTTCGCTGACCAGTATTTCCGGAAACTCCCCGGCGCGCGCGCCCAAGGCCCTGAGAAAATCCTCGTCGATCAGGATCTGGTGCGGGAGGGCGACGGAAAAGATCCGGAGGCACCGGCGTGCCGTCTCGTTCCTCAGGTGCCTGGCCGACTTCTCTTTGATCGCCGGGACCGGACCCCAGGTCAGACCCGCGCGGGTCTTGAGGTTCATGAGGCGGGCGGCGCGCTTGAGGTTCAAGGCGGCGAGGGCGGCGTTCATGGGGTCCTTGAAACGGCCGAGGAGCCCCCTCTCCGTCTCGGCCACGACGTCGCCGTCGAGGGCCTCGACCACCTTCTGGATGAGGGCGTCCAGCACGAACGGCTCGGTATCGACGGTCTCGAAGAGGGCGAGCGCGCGGTCGGCGGTCTTGGGGGACTTCTCCTCGGGGAGAGGGGCCTTGCACCAAGACTCCAGGTCGGGAAGGTAGATCGGCTTCGTCATGGGCAGGGCCACTTTACCATAGACCGTCTCTTGACACCACGACTCAAACGGGGAATTCGTCTCTTATGACCACACCCATCCATCAATCGAACCTGCCGTACTTGAAACTCCTCTTCCGAGGAAAGGTCCGGGATATTTACGACCTCGGCGACGAGCTCCTCTTGGTCGCCACCGACCGCCTCTCGGCCTTCGACGTCGTCTTTCCGAACCCGATCCCCGGCAAGGGGGAGATACTCACGCAGGTCTCCCTCTTCTGGTTCGGGAAGATGAAGGGCATGATCCCCAACCACATCTCGGACAGGCCGGTGGAAGAGGTCTTCAAGACAAAAGAGGACGTCGCGGCCTATGCGAAAAGGTCGATGCTGGTGAAGAAGACGAAGCCCTTGGCGATCGAGGCCGTCATGCGGGGCTACCTCGCCGGCTCGGGATGGAATGATTATCAGAAGACGGGCAAGGTCTGTGGGATCGCCCTGCCCCCGGGCCTGAAGGAATCGCAAAAGCTCCCTCAGCCGATCTTCACCCCCGCCACCAAGGCCCCTCAAGGGGAGCACGACGAAAACATCTCCTTCGAACGGGCCTGCGAGATCGTGGGCAAGGAAACCGCCGAGCGCGTCCGGGACGTGAGCCTCAAGATCTACACGACGGGGCTCGAATACGCCGAGAGCAAGGGGCTGATCCTGGCCGACACCAAGTTCGAGTTCGGCCATTTGAACGGCGAGTTGATCCTCATCGACGAGATTTTAACCCCCGACTCCTCCCGCTTCTGGCCCAAGGACCAATACCAGGTGGGGATCTCGCCCCCGAGCTTCGACAAACAGTTCGTGCGGGACTACCTCCTTAAGATAGGCTGGAACAAGAAACCCCCGGCGCCGGAACTTCCCGCGGAGATCGTCGAGAAGACCGCCCAGAAATACCAGGAAGCCTTGCGCCGGCTCACCGCCTAGGAGTAAGATCGGTCGCGTTAAGGGGGCGATTATGAAAAAGACACTCGGGATCGCGATCGTTTTGGCCGCTTTGGCTGCGCCGGAGGCGGCGAGGGCGACCCATCATGCTGTCTTTATCAGCAGAATCATCAAGCTGAGCAGCACCGCCTGTGCCGTCGAATTGGAGATTTCTTCAAACAATCAAGATTGTTTTAAGACCGGCGACGAAATTCAACTCGATGGGGTGGAATTGGTCCCCTTTTCGTCGAGTTTCGTCTCGTCGATCAATGCAGCTTCGGGACAAAACGACGATGGAGACAAGATCCTGGCCAGCTCACCCGACTTTGATTCGACTGCGGGAATTACGGGCGATCTCAGCTTTGCAAACGGCAATTGCAGCAGCTTTGATTCAAATGCCGTCATCGCCTTTTTCATCGACAGCCCGCCAACCGGTTGCACGCCGGGCGATGGTACCGCGGACGACGAGGTTGATACGGTGACCACATCCAGCGTTACCGGTTGGACTGGGAGTGACAACGAGGCGATCCGATCGATCAACAACGGAGCTAATACGTTTGTCGATTTGGACTGCTCAGACGTCAGCGTGACAAACAACTCGGGTACAGCTGTATTTGTGGGAACGAACGCCTGTGGCAACACCCTCTGCGATTGTGGGGAAACCAGTTCCTCCTGCCCTGCCGATTGCCCAAGCGGTACGACCGGTGGCACCACGGGTGGAACCACTGGGGGAACGACAACGGGAGGCACGGGAGGGGGCGGCGAGTTCTGCGGGAACGGCTTCTGCGGGTCGGGCGAGACCGAGACCTCCTGTCCGGCGGACTGCGGGAGCTGCGGGGATGGCATCTGCGGCGGGAGCGAGACGGCGGCCTCCTGCCCCGGCGATTGCACGGGCAGCGGCGGGACGGTCTGCGGCAACGGGACCTGCGAGACCGGCGAGGACGCGGAGACCTGCTCGGCCGACTGCGGGAGCTGCGGGGACGGGATCTGCGGGGGCACCGAGACGACCGCCTCCTGCC
The bacterium genome window above contains:
- a CDS encoding phosphoribosylaminoimidazolesuccinocarboxamide synthase produces the protein MTTPIHQSNLPYLKLLFRGKVRDIYDLGDELLLVATDRLSAFDVVFPNPIPGKGEILTQVSLFWFGKMKGMIPNHISDRPVEEVFKTKEDVAAYAKRSMLVKKTKPLAIEAVMRGYLAGSGWNDYQKTGKVCGIALPPGLKESQKLPQPIFTPATKAPQGEHDENISFERACEIVGKETAERVRDVSLKIYTTGLEYAESKGLILADTKFEFGHLNGELILIDEILTPDSSRFWPKDQYQVGISPPSFDKQFVRDYLLKIGWNKKPPAPELPAEIVEKTAQKYQEALRRLTA
- a CDS encoding putative DNA-binding domain-containing protein, which translates into the protein MPTLREAQNFFYNLMARPEVIGRIRKNRERTLKRFFRSENDREALRHVPLERFQTYRNHISIGFLGAIESAFPVLRSLVSRDEWNGLLNDFYLKRLTRSPIARQVFREFAHYLQDYRGPLLKRLPYLKELAEYENLEIRLFYDPDRPAPESGKGLIRDWREAAGAPEEFVRLIPSLNPHRALRRYRWPVHRVCRGFSSPRRVKPGRYALLVYRDPETFQIRFLEMNPLVAELVNLMASERNPIGRVLETLLKRHKPAEPQSFVREGVQAIRFLKDRGVVLGFRTA
- a CDS encoding DUF692 domain-containing protein; translation: MGLRREHYGSLLTALPPELQWFEVAPENYMEIGGKVYRDFCELAERVPVVAHSVSLSLGSLDPLNRPFLKQLKKFIRTHQVPLASDHISFSSYHGVQFDDLVPLPFTGEAVRHIAKRIRQVQDFLEIPYAVENISYYAPAGAAEMTEWDFVRAVVEESGAGLLLDVNNIFVNSVNFGFDPLDYLRALPLDRIAYVHIAGHRRKRKDFILDTHGAEIVTPVWRLLDELAAMTPLPGIMIERDANIPPLEEILDEVRHVQRILKEAHAHAA
- a CDS encoding HTTM domain-containing protein, yielding MPVTRFFHERPTDGRAYGFLRIAFGLVAVLSLLTVRPLLSLFYGSDAVCPSDFPAFLGSTGAVRAVWGIGIASALLMAAGAFVRAVSILTYLALAFFFLTPCRPDNYGDQILVATAFLMIFAPGRDPMSLDARWLGRRGADFSPWLHKTLRLFAGTLYLVPVLIRLGGAKWWDGTAAWAALADPSTSRVWQALSRDPWILPAWAYAAITYGSLAFEALFPFLVWVRRLRPFLVGAGIVFHLGMGVVLDLGLFPFQMAVVLIGCLDVTPSGSRGRLRGP